A section of the Flavobacteriales bacterium genome encodes:
- a CDS encoding gliding motility-associated C-terminal domain-containing protein gives MKHLLHIILFVLPFVVSGQTEFVINKGTDIRINPGCQVIFAEGGMQNAAGQLSNAGELVVEGSILNDGLLAGGTNSGIYRVQNDIENNGQMQPGQSLFELYGDDQFLRGSQQLNFYNLTLVGTGIKYMLQDITTGGTLDLTDRELSAGTNTVYHTNTAAPTVLALHDQGFVSANAGGGLSRKTNSQQDYFFPVGSTINNFKIRPITIAPNGGDNTFKVRYVPGPTPNSTQRGSELYYVNPIFYHDMQRTEGSSAGAITVFYEETEDGFFETLAHLESDLWHENTGTLAGPLLGSGPELISFKTPDWDFSTPEIALAALATDLFVPNVFSPNQDGRNDVFKPRGTEPFDYEMKIYDRWGNCVFESTEIDRGWDGTFKGQAMNSAVFVYVITAGGELVSKGNVTLLR, from the coding sequence ATGAAACATCTGCTTCATATCATTCTGTTCGTTCTGCCATTCGTTGTGAGTGGCCAGACCGAGTTTGTGATCAATAAAGGAACTGACATCAGAATTAACCCAGGTTGTCAGGTAATCTTTGCTGAAGGTGGAATGCAAAATGCCGCAGGACAACTGTCAAACGCTGGAGAGTTGGTAGTTGAAGGAAGTATCTTGAACGATGGCCTTTTGGCAGGGGGAACGAATTCTGGGATTTATCGCGTGCAGAACGACATAGAGAATAATGGCCAAATGCAACCTGGTCAAAGTCTATTTGAACTTTATGGAGATGACCAGTTTCTAAGGGGTTCACAGCAACTCAATTTCTATAATTTGACGTTGGTTGGAACGGGAATAAAATACATGCTTCAAGATATCACAACCGGTGGCACGCTTGACCTCACCGATCGAGAACTTTCTGCTGGAACAAATACCGTCTATCACACAAACACCGCTGCTCCAACCGTTCTTGCGCTGCACGATCAAGGTTTTGTGAGTGCCAATGCAGGCGGAGGTCTGTCTAGGAAGACCAATAGCCAACAAGATTATTTTTTCCCTGTCGGTAGTACCATAAATAATTTCAAAATCAGGCCCATAACCATTGCACCGAATGGTGGTGACAACACCTTTAAAGTTCGATACGTTCCTGGTCCGACACCCAATTCAACACAACGGGGTTCTGAATTGTACTACGTGAATCCGATTTTTTACCACGATATGCAGCGCACTGAAGGTTCTTCAGCAGGGGCAATAACAGTTTTTTATGAAGAAACGGAAGATGGTTTTTTTGAAACGTTGGCACACTTAGAATCAGATCTGTGGCATGAAAACACTGGAACCTTGGCCGGTCCGTTGCTCGGTTCTGGCCCAGAGTTGATTTCCTTCAAAACGCCAGATTGGGATTTCAGTACACCCGAAATTGCACTAGCTGCGTTGGCCACAGATCTGTTCGTGCCAAATGTCTTCTCTCCCAATCAGGATGGTCGCAACGATGTTTTTAAACCTCGTGGAACTGAACCATTTGATTATGAGATGAAAATCTACGACCGCTGGGGAAATTGTGTGTTCGAATCGACCGAAATAGATCGTGGTTGGGACGGTACTTTTAAAGGTCAGGCTATGAACAGTGCGGTGTTTGTCTATGTCATTACTGCTGGAGGCGAATTGGTATCCAAAGGAAATGTCACACTATTGAGATGA